CGAAAGAAGAAATTGTTAATTATGTAAAACTTATTTACAAAGCATTTACCGCTGAACAGGTTTCGGAAAAAATTTCTTTTATGCTGAAAGAAAAAGAAGTGAAAGCGGATCTGCAAATTATTTTCCAGACCATTGAAGACCTGCATGAATCCTGCCCAGACAACAAAGGTGATTGGTATTTTACAGGTAATTATCCTACACCCGGTGGTAATAAAGTAGTGAATAAATCATTCATTAATTACATTGAAGGCCGCAACGAAAGAGCTTATGGAATTGAATCGAAAATAAATCCGTAATTATTTTCTTTTTCTTATTGATATAATTTTTTAGCCACAGAGAATACTACGAGTTACACAAAGTAAACAGAGAAAAAAATCAAGTTTTGTGAATGGTATAAATTACCACGCCCCATATTTTAAAGTCCATATCTTCGGTAAGTTCAATGGGTTTGAATTTTTCGTTTTCGGGTTTCAGAAAAACTTTTTTCCCGCTTTTTATAATTCGTTTAACTGTGAATTCGCCATTAATAACACCTATCACAATCCTACCGTTTGTAGCTTCAACAGAACGGTCGACAATAAGAATATCACCATTAAATATTCCCGCATCTATCATTGAATTCCCATTCACTCTTACTAAAAAAGTTGCCGAAGGATTTTTTATCAGGTATTCGTTCAGGTCCAATTTTTTATCAAGAAAATCCTCTGCAGGTGAAGGAAAACCGGCAGAAATGGTATTGGTAAAAAGTTTCAGCAAAAGTGTTTTGCTTTTATCGGGCTTAAAAAATTCAAGCATTGGTGTGGGTTTTAT
The Bacteroidales bacterium DNA segment above includes these coding regions:
- the umuD gene encoding translesion error-prone DNA polymerase V autoproteolytic subunit, translating into MKKQSTIKPTPMLEFFKPDKSKTLLLKLFTNTISAGFPSPAEDFLDKKLDLNEYLIKNPSATFLVRVNGNSMIDAGIFNGDILIVDRSVEATNGRIVIGVINGEFTVKRIIKSGKKVFLKPENEKFKPIELTEDMDFKIWGVVIYTIHKT